The following are from one region of the Osmerus mordax isolate fOsmMor3 chromosome 1, fOsmMor3.pri, whole genome shotgun sequence genome:
- the LOC136944970 gene encoding uncharacterized protein, which produces MVMEKIQFGFDLDFENTTRTLLFNGTGDHKVPSTSKALIDGDLFRVAGRAIGHSFIHGGPRFTGLSPAMLQLIVGSNEESAALEVADCPDTDVVDVVSVLDSQRKLTPQEQCEVNNLAFSWDLPPINNNNRRWLAEKILQHAVIERRRTQMKQLRRGLKESGVVTMIKERPALSEVLFPRSAEQVMDSQTILKRIIWPMPDSEDEDDHSNMEETCLVTGFLRDYIEKECN; this is translated from the exons agAACACTACCAGAACTCTTCTGTTCAATGGGACAGGCGATCACAAGGTCCCATCCACTTCCAAAGCCCTGATAGATGGAGACCTTTTCCGAGTAGCTGGACGTGCCATAGGACATTCTTTTATTCATGGAGGTCCTCGATTCACTGGACTGAGTCCAGCAATGTTGCAGCTAATTGTTGGAAGTAACGAGGAGTCTGCTGCACTTGAGGTTGCTGACTGCCCTGATACAGATGTTGTTGATGTGGTGTCTGTA CTTGATAGTCAGAGAAAACTGACCCCACAGGAACAATGCGAGGTGAACAACTTGGCCTTCAGCTGGGATCTTCCTCCCATCAATAATAACAACAGGAGGTGGTTGGCAGAGAAAATCCTACAGCATGCG gtCATTGAACGGAGAAGAACACAAATGAAGCAGCTCCGTAGGGGGCTGAAAGAGAGCGGTGTTGTCACTATGATTAAAGAGCGTCCGGCCCTATCCGAGGTCCTTTTCCCAAGATCAGCAGAACAAGTGATGGACTCACAG ACCATCTTGAAAAGGATCATCTGGCCAATGCCAGAtagtgaggatgaggatgaccaCAGCAACATGGAGGAGACATGCCTGGTCACAGGCTTTTTGAGAGACTACATTGAAAAAG